The following nucleotide sequence is from Megalops cyprinoides isolate fMegCyp1 chromosome 19, fMegCyp1.pri, whole genome shotgun sequence.
AGCACGATATTAACAACACTGCGACACGGTGGGGGTTAACCTACCTACAACGCATAAAAAGGTGAACGTGATCTACAGTATAAAAGTGGGCCAAAAGCTTTGATCCACAGAACTCCGCTTTGGTTGTTCTCTAGTCTGATAAGTAGAGAACTGGACCCAGATGCACTCGGAATAATATGTGCACCAAATACTTTCAGGCTTTTAAAGACCTTCATTTTGTAACGTGTAATACCTGTCCTCTTAGCTAAGGTAGTTAGCCATCAGGTAATTAACCTGTTATCTAGCTAGCGATCTTAAATGACACTAAAACTAAGCGGAATTCATTATGCTCAACATATGAGAATAAAAACAATGGACAATTTCAGAAATAAGCGTTTTGCTATTTCCCATCTAAGTATTCGGTTTTTTTTATCCGAAAATAAAGGTCCCAGGTCCCCTCTTTCCGTGGCACTCCGATCTTCATCATAGCTTCTCTCCACTCACCCGGCCAATCTGCCTCTGTGTCGTATCCGACTTCCCGTAGCCTCCGTCTCAGACTCTcgttctctctgtgtgtccgTGCAGCTTCCTCCTGAAACTCCGACACCGtgccctccaccacctccagtATCTCCCGCACGGCCACCATTAAACGCTCAGTAAGGTAGGCATTTAAAAGCCgtaatttagtcatttttacatTGATCTCCAGATAAATATATCTAATATAAAGGACCAAACACAATTCCGTCTTCCGAGACTGACAACTATTTACGCAGCGTTCCTCACTTCCTCGTCATGTGACGAAGCTTCATATTCTTCTATTGAGTTTTCAGGGGAGTGCAGCTGAATTAAATACATTACCGCCACCTGTTGTATTGGAGTGTAACACAAGTAGAGAGcttctctgccattttttgcatttcatcaaGTGTGAAAAGGCTGAGGCTACTCATTTTCTGTGCTCTACTGCAATTTTGATTTGCAAACGCATCTTCTTACATAATTCATATAACTATATGTAAAGCATTTTGAGACCCATGAGGCTCAACAAAgacataattcataattttataTGAACTGACTGCTTCAACCTCAGCACAattagaactcccattatagCAGCTGTGTAAATTTATGCAGCCAAAGTGTTTGactttttctattttaaattaatattcaaaaatgtattgccttttctttttactttgatgaTGTGGGTTACCATGTATGAATGGAAGTGGAAGAAAATCGGATTTAATTGGTTTTCAATTCAGGCTTCGaagcaataaaaataagattttgaaagggtgtgtaggCTTTCTAGCTCTACTCTATATAGACAGGCTTTGTGTAGCATATCCCCATTTTCACTTTTCTCAAACCGTACCTTTCAAATGTCTGCTATGTTTATTAACTTATGATCACGGCCCAATTTAAAGCATTACACATCATCACGATTGTCAGGCTcgttggacacacacacaggaccaaACTCTGATAATATGTGATGAAATGGCAAGCATCTGAGCTCCCTTTCCCTCTGGTCCTGAGCTGTTCAGAGAGCTCCTGCTTCTCTTCAGTCACTTGGACACAGGGTCCACATCTTGGGCAGTGGTTACACTCCCACTGCTCAAGAGGGAGGCCAAGCCCCAGCTCaacaacagacagagaagacaAAAGAAGAGGACTAACACGCCAGCTTTGAAAACACAGATACgagacagacactgacactCCAGCAGAATTGTAATTCAGATAACCATTATAAACGCATAGCCAATGGACATTAGGCTGTGCAGTTCTTAGAGGGGAGAACAAAATAGGACAATAGGATGTAACCTAACATAACCTCTGCAAGTGGGGAACACAATAAAAAGCTATTTCTCAGTCTTACCAATTATGGTGTGGACagagaataaacaaataatgtatttatcaGCAACAAATGAAATCACAAGTTGAACAAGTATGGCAAGACCCTTGATGGGCCATTGACAGCCACAGAACTCCCTAATTACAAATTTAATCAATGACACCCAACAAGTAAATATTATAACTGTTTTAATATATCAAATTCATCCATTATTATCAACTTAGTAAACTGAATTCATTCACAGGACAAAGCTAAACTTTTGTGGAAATTTGTCACAAGTAACTGATCTCAATCTCTTTAAAATATACCCACCAATACATATGCAAATCAGAGTTTAGtcaatacagtatattgaaattaaaatatttctatcaaaacatttttctttacttttgtGACATATAGCTGTGCACTCTAATCTAAGAAAAAAACTCACTGTCCTGTTTCCTTGCTTGATCTTAAGAGGTCCAGAGcaagtacacacatacaaaacaactGAAGCACCACACACAGCTGGTTAAATGTTTACAAGATTGTTGaatatgctttgttttttaaagagacCCACCACAGGAAAATAAACCCTTCTTTCCACTAAAAATGCCCAACAGAAGTTTACTCATATCGAGCAGTGATCAATTTCTGGTCCTGGTAACTTGCCTAAGTAATGCTGGATTTGTGCAAACCAAATTGGATGACCACTTGGAAAGGAGGCATGATGCAAattgagaacagaaaaaaaaaacattttcagcaggaaatgtattcacatatttaaattttaacagTCCTAGTGAAAAAGTACTCCTGCTGGACTTTCTATGCATATTGGCCCTCAGAAAAATCAGGAATTCCCCATTTGGTTTATCCTAGCTATTTGGCttgctgaacaaataaaattagagCTGCGTTCATGTTACGTACAAAGATGATGACACCTCTCTTCATCAccctacattttttaaaacagttaataCAGTTTAATTCGATTCATGCAAGCATGTAAACATTACAATAGCAATACATCAGGGAGGACATGAGTCCTCTCTATTCATATGCTATTGTTTACACTCTCTCAAATGATTTCTGAGATGATTCTGCAGGCTGCTTGCCACAGTGAAAGTCTTTGAACAATGTATGCAGTGGAATGGTCTTTCTCCTGTATGAatccttttatgttttttaagcGTATCTCCGTCATTGAAAGTCTTGCCACAAAGGGTGCAGCAGTATGGCCTTTCTCCTGTGTGAATTCGCAGGTGTCTTTTAAGGTTTCCTATCTGAGTGAAACTCTTTTCACACCAGGTGCAGCGGTGTGGCTTCTCTCCAGTATGGATACGCTGGTGACGTCTTAAGTCTGCTGACTGAGTGAAGGACTTGCCACACCAGGTACAGGTGTATGGTCTCTCACCTGTATGAATTTGTAAATGCGTTTTAAGATTACAGACTTGACTGAAGAACTTCCCGCACTGTAAACAGCAatgctgtttctctcctctgtaACTAATAAAACAATTATCATTTTGGTCCTCACTCATCCTGGCCTCATTCTCTTGTGTTTCATGGTCTTCACTgtgtcctgctccagctccacgGATCTCAGACGCTTTACTCACGCTTGCTTCACACAGAGTCTCATTAGTGTCATGCTTTGCTTTGGGGATTGGACTCAATTCAGGGGGCTGTTCAGACTTGAAGTCCACCTCCTCCGGCTCTGTTTTAACTTGGGCAGGTCTCAGACTCGGTGAAGAACCAAGCTCCGAAGAGTTGCACGACTGTGACCTGGTGCCTGTGTCATCTGCCATGTGGACTGCGCTCAGTTCAGGATTTCCAGTCAAAGAAGGTGAGACCACAGACAGGGCTATTTCCAAAGCCAGCTTCTTCAGTCCTGGTGTAACACACTCGGGCTCTGACACCGGCTCTGCCATACAAACCGGCTCCATTCCACCTAGCTCCTCTTCCCTGTGTCTGGCCCTCTGTTGCTCAGACAGCACCTGTTTCTCTTCATTCACCATGTCCTCCCTCAGACTGCAGCTCCACTCCTGCTCATAGTGCTGGTGGTTAACGGGAGACCTTCcctcagagactgagagagaccgCGGGTGAGCCGCCcctggagagagaaaggaagacagTTTTCCTGTAAGCCTTCCTGCACTTTTAACCTTGTCTTGTGAGAACAGCCAACAAAGAACAGCATGACCGGAACGAGTTCCTGATGTTGCACTCTTTTCATACACAGCTAATCCAGGTTAGTGGATTAGACAATAAATTAATGCAATCAGAGGTATAAGCATAACACAATAATGACTACCAAAGTAACGCGCAGTGCCCGCACACAGGAAGTCATACACTTACGTATAGTTTTAAGATTAAAATACTTTAAGACAGCTTTCATGGTAATTTTAGTGTCTAAGTATCTAAAACAGACACGTTTTTCATTTAGATATGAGCTAACCGCAAGTTTGTCTCTCATGATAATATTAATCTAATTAATCTAATATAACATCTATTGATAAATCACAGATAAGGGCATATGGTCTTCTTTACTTATTAGTGTTTGAGTAGTAATTGGCGGCGACTCAAGGTAAATATGGGACACATTTGCCAACACTAGGGCTTCTTCGCACAGGGTCGTtccaaaggaacacacacatctTCTTGAAAGCTGGGACACGTGCACATTTGTTACAAATTTGTAATTCATACTATGATTAATTTTTGTTACACACTTGAACGtaataatattttttgcaatttaTGTACATACCAAGGCAATCTTTcagatactgttttttttttttatttacacaagCTTCAGTCTTGGTTCTCTTTGCCATATACATTAGTTACCTTTGAGTTTTATAGAGAATGGATGTAAATGAATTGTTCACAAAAGCcaaaaaatacttcaaaaagTAGCACTTTTACTCTGGTTAACTGGTTTGACTAGAATGGTAACTACGTTTCATCTCGTGATGAGAACCACATCCAAGTCGGTGGGGAGCTGAACTGGAGAGGAAAGAAGTTGTCCCTTCCATGAAAATACATGTTCTGGTGGTAGACCTTCCGTGCGAGTCTTGTCGAGACGTATTctgttatacatacatacagacgACAACAAAGAGCAGCTGTGCATAGTATGCTAACTGGCTTTATCCTGTGTAAGTTTAGTTAACAAGGGGGAGGGATCATTACATTCTATCGTAGGtagataacgttagctaaataCAGACTGGATAACTCAACCTGAGTACCCTGTCTTACACCGAAAGTGATTCATTCCTCCACTGGTTAGCAGATGCCTGTTGGCACCATTGATTTGGCTAGCTAACTTCAGCTAATTAGCTTTAGCAGCATGCTATTTTCTAACcatgtagctagctggctgtctACGTGTTTGACATGTGAAAGTCTGATCGACACGTGGTAAACTTAGCCATTTGTCAATTCCGCCACTATAGTCGATCAAACGAAAGCATTGTGTGGATAGCCggaagaacaaaaacacagacgACAGGTGGGAGTTGTGGACTCACCAGCCCAGGCTGTCTCAGCCTCGAGCACCACTTCCCGGAGCTTCCGTCTCAGGCTCTCGTTCTCTCTGTGTATTCGTGCAGTTTCCTCCTGGTATTCCGACACTGTCTCTCCCACTACCTCCAGTATCTCCCGCACAGCGACCATTAAGCGCTCCgtcaaatatgcatttaaaatttgtaatttagTCATTTTTCGAAATTAAGGCTGACGACAGAGAGACAATGAATCCGACTGACCCTCCTCTGCACGACAGATGACGTAAAAATGCTCCCCGTGTCATGTGACACGGGAATGTCTACGTACCGAGACTGAATTAAcctttattgtaaaatatatatatatatatatatacacacacacacacacacacacacaaacacacacacaccagaaaatACCTTTCGAAAATACCGATTCTGTAAAACTCGCTGAAAGAAATCAGAAAGTTCTATCCACTTTGATCTCCGGGCAGGTCTTAAAACCGTCAAATCCAAATTGAAGTCCTAACAATCGAACTTTCCaatatttaaaagcaaatatttaagATCGTGTATGTCCTGGACAGTGTGTTtgaagttattaaaataaatatagaatATCCTTTACCTTTGTGGTCCCTAATACCTCATCATTTTGCATAAAAACACTAAATGACACCTCTGAATATTCCCTTTCCACCCTTTGGAAAGCTGGCAAGTGTACAGAGAGCAGATAAGTGGTGAGAAATATAACACAGGAAGAACAGCTAACATTTTATATCCACCTAATCAATGATAATGTCAAAAAGTAGTTGAGGCAAATGCAATCTGAATTAGGAGAGACACTGTGTCAAAACAGTGACTGAAACCAGTGATATCCAAATAGCCTCCCCAGACAAGACAAGATTTATTAAAGGCAGGCACTCACAAAAAACAAGACACTTTAATACATATTTCCTAGTATTGTGAAGTACTCTGACTGTACTGTATATCCT
It contains:
- the LOC118794316 gene encoding zinc finger protein 506-like, encoding MTKLQILNAYLTERLMVAVREILEVVGETVSEYQEETARIHRENESLRRKLREVVLEAETAWAGAAHPRSLSVSEGRSPVNHQHYEQEWSCSLREDMVNEEKQVLSEQQRARHREEELGGMEPVCMAEPVSEPECVTPGLKKLALEIALSVVSPSLTGNPELSAVHMADDTGTRSQSCNSSELGSSPSLRPAQVKTEPEEVDFKSEQPPELSPIPKAKHDTNETLCEASVSKASEIRGAGAGHSEDHETQENEARMSEDQNDNCFISYRGEKQHCCLQCGKFFSQVCNLKTHLQIHTGERPYTCTWCGKSFTQSADLRRHQRIHTGEKPHRCTWCEKSFTQIGNLKRHLRIHTGERPYCCTLCGKTFNDGDTLKKHKRIHTGERPFHCIHCSKTFTVASSLQNHLRNHLRECKQ